The Chloroflexia bacterium SDU3-3 genome segment TTCATCTTTGCTCTCTTCTGGCTGTGTAATGATCTGATATGCTGTTGCTTATGTGCATGGGCTACCCGCCCTCACCCCTCGACCAGGTCGCGCCGCGACTGGCTGAGGTACCAGTCCGACACGGCGTCGAGATCGAGCTGGGCGACCCCGCGCGCATCCTCCGCCGAGAGGGTCTCCCACAGCACCGCGCCGCTGGGCGCGACGATGATGCTAGGGCACTTTTGGGCGGCGTGGGCGGCGTTGGCGCACACCACGTAGCGCTGGTTTTCGGCGGCGCGGCTGACAAGGTGGCTGCGCCACACCGGGGCCTGGCTCTGGTTGCCCACCGCGTTGGTCATGTAGGCGAACACCTGCGCCCCGGCGCGGGCCAGCGCCTGCCACTGCTCGGGGAAGCGGATCTCGCGGCACAGCTGGATGCCTAGGCGCACCTGCTGGCCTGCGATCTCCAGCGTCGTCGTTTCTAGGCGACCCCCGGCGCTGAACGCGCCGCGCTCGCCGATGGCCAGGTTCACCTTGCGGTACACGAACTGCTCGCGCCGTGGCCCGTGGTAGATCCCCGCGTTGTACCAGCGCCCCTGCTCGTAGATGCACGACCCGAAGACCAGATGCACGCGGCGGCGCTCGGCCTCGTCGCGCAGCGCGGCCAGGGCCTGGGCCAGCATCGCGGGGTCGATCTCGCCTAGGAAGGCCGGATCTTCGGCGTAGCCCGAGAGCGCGCCCTCGGGTAGCACCACCAGGGCGTCAGGCGGGGCATCGCCGAGCGCGGCGCGGATGGCGGCGAGGTTGCGGCAGATGTCCATGGCGGGCGTGTGCTGGGCGACGACGGCGGTGATAGTGGCTGCGGGATGCATGAGCTGCGCCTTTTCTCTGGATGTTGTGGGCGCACCACTATAGCATAGCCCCTGGGCCGCTAGTTCCGGTTCGGCCCGCCCAGCGCCTGCTCCATGAAGTCTACGCTCTCGGCCACCGTGATCGTAAACACCCCTGCCTGGCCCTCCTCGATGGCCTGCCGCCACTGCTGGTAGCCCTCATAGAAATCGGGCAGCGGCGCGTACTCCTGCGCCAGGGCGGTGACGCTCTGATCCATGGCTTCCTCGCTAAACGGCATGTGCCCCACAGTGTCTACCGAAACGCCGGGGTGGCTGGGGTGGCGGATGCGCAGGCCCTTCAGGCTCACGTGTACGATGATGCCGAGCGATATGTGTCGCTCGATCTTTACGATTGTGAGGGTCGAGGTCTCTTCGTGCGAGCGGGTGTGGTAGCGCCACACCTGGCCAACCTTATAGCGCGGGCTGGTGGAATCTTTGAGCATAGCGTCCCCTGTGGATGGTTGCTGCGCGACACTGCGCAGATCCGCGTCGCCATTGGGCTGCTTCGCTGGGGCATGCGGCGGTCTGAAGAGAAGAGCGTGCTGCGGCGAGGCTGCTGTCGGCATATGAGTTCGCCAATTACGCACCAGTATAGCAGGTGCTGTGCAAAAAATATAGCGATGCCTACCGATACGAGGCTCTATGCGCTGCTGATCAGCAGTATAGTTACCACCAAGACTCCAAGACATCAAGGAACAAGAAAAGATACATACCACCAATGCACAACGATGCGAAGGCGGCAAGGCAGCCAGTCGTGCTGTGGGGACTTGGCATCTCGGTGATAAACATAATTGGCGTGCCGAGCATGTATAGGCCTTGCGCTTACGCCCGCAGTATGGCATCGCAGCGCGCTAAGCCTGCTATAATGACCGCAGTGCAGCGCTGCACTGCACAGATAAAGGGAGAGATACATGACAACACTTGGACCATTGCTGCTTGAGCGCAGGCTCGATAGCCGTATTTGGGGCGGGCATACGCTTGGTTCTTGGCTGGGTCTGGAAAATGCGCCAGCACATCTTGCCGAGTCGTGGCAGGTCTACGAGGAGAACCGCATCACCAATGGCCCTAGCGCAGGCAAGACGCTGGCCGAGCTGGTTTCCGAGCACGGCGCGGCGGTGGTTGGCACCCGCAGCTTTGATCGCTACGGTGCCGAGTTCCCGCTGCTGGCCAAGTTCATCGATGCCGACGACAACCTCTCGGTGCAGGTACACCCCAACGATGACTATGCCCACACCGTTGAGGCCGCTACAGGCTTTCACGGCAAGACCGAGGCGTGGTACATCCTGCATGCCGAGCCGGGTGCCGATATTATCCACGGCCTCAGCCGCCAATCCTCGCGCGAGGAGTTCGCCGCCGCCGTGGCCGATGGCACGCTGATGGACCTGATGCGCCGCGTGCCGATCGCGGCGGGCGATACTATCTTTGTCCCGGCTGGCACCATCCACGCCATCAATGCTGGCACGCTGCTCTTCGAGATCCAGCAGAAGTCTGACCTGACCTACCGCGTCTACGACTACGATCGCCGCGATGCCTCGGGTAACACTCGCGAGCTGCACCTCGATCGCGCGCTGGACGTGATCGACTACGCCGAGTCGGCCCCTGCGATTGTGTCTCCCCAGCCGCTGGGCCTGGGCCGCGAGCTGCTGGTCAGCTGCCCCTACTTCGCCATGGAGCGGGTGCAGCTCACCGAGCAGGCCGCCCTGGCCACCGACCCGGCCACCTTCGAGCTGA includes the following:
- a CDS encoding carbon-nitrogen hydrolase family protein, whose product is MHPAATITAVVAQHTPAMDICRNLAAIRAALGDAPPDALVVLPEGALSGYAEDPAFLGEIDPAMLAQALAALRDEAERRRVHLVFGSCIYEQGRWYNAGIYHGPRREQFVYRKVNLAIGERGAFSAGGRLETTTLEIAGQQVRLGIQLCREIRFPEQWQALARAGAQVFAYMTNAVGNQSQAPVWRSHLVSRAAENQRYVVCANAAHAAQKCPSIIVAPSGAVLWETLSAEDARGVAQLDLDAVSDWYLSQSRRDLVEG
- a CDS encoding mannose-6-phosphate isomerase — translated: MTTLGPLLLERRLDSRIWGGHTLGSWLGLENAPAHLAESWQVYEENRITNGPSAGKTLAELVSEHGAAVVGTRSFDRYGAEFPLLAKFIDADDNLSVQVHPNDDYAHTVEAATGFHGKTEAWYILHAEPGADIIHGLSRQSSREEFAAAVADGTLMDLMRRVPIAAGDTIFVPAGTIHAINAGTLLFEIQQKSDLTYRVYDYDRRDASGNTRELHLDRALDVIDYAESAPAIVSPQPLGLGRELLVSCPYFAMERVQLTEQAALATDPATFELISVIDGVVELAWLDGVLRLKTGQSVVLPAVLGDYRLTPESSAALLRCYVP